The genomic interval CCAGAAACATGTTAATCTATTTTTATGTTGATGAATATTTTGATTTGGTTTTTCAAATCCACTTCAATATCGAAAAGAAATTCCAGCCTTACAAATATTTGAATTTTCCAATTTAAAAAAATTCGATAAACTTCTCAGATCCTTAATTCCTTTGCTTTATTCCAATATATGTCCATTTCATTCAAAGTCATATCACCAAGTGATTTCCCATCGGCTTTTGATGCCTCTTCAAGATATTGAAAGCGCTTGATAAACTTCTTGTTCGTTCTCTCCAATGCCGTTTCAGGATTGATATCGACAAATCTTGAATAATTAACCAGCGAAAATAACAGATCCCCAAATTCCCCTTCTGCTTCTTTCTGATCTATTACCTCGGTTGTTTCTATATTGAAATTATCTTTAAATTCCTGTAGTTCTTCTTCCACCTTTTCCCAAACCTGTTGTTTTTCATCCCAGTCAAAACCTGCCCCACGCGCCTTTTCCTGAATACGCATTGCTTTTACCAAAGCCGGTAAGGAGGCTGGTACGCCGGATAAAACGGATTTGTTACCTTCTTTCAGTTTCAATTGTTCCCAATTCCTTTTTACATCCTCTTCTGTATCAGCAACAGTATTGCCGTAAATATGCGGGTGCCGTGAAATCAGTTTATCACAAATACCGCTCAAAACATCCTTAATATCAAACTGAAAGGCTTTTTCAGGATGGCTCTCAGAAGCTATTTTGGCATAAAATACAATGTGTAAAAGCACATCGCCCAACTCCTTTTTTATCTCTGGCAAATCGTTTTCCAGAATTGCATCCGACAGCTCATAAGTTTCTTCGATGGTAAGGTGGCGTAAGCTTTCCAAAGTTTGTTTCCGGTCCCATGGACACTGCTCGCGAAGTTCATCCATGATCGTCAGTAACCGATCAGAAGGCCATTAGTTGCTGCTGCCGCCTTTCCGGCAGTGAATCAAATTTTTTTTCCATTTCACAAAGATAGAGAAGCGAAAACAGGAAGTTAGAATACCCATTCTTAAAATCGAACTTTTTTGCCATTAATATAAGTTATCACAAGTCATCAAATTACTTATTATCATTGGGCAAACCATCTGTAAAAGAATCTGTTAAATCCAATTCTGTTAATTCTCAGTCATTTAGAAAGCGATTTTCTGCTTTACAAAACCTTCCCCGTTTTTTCCGCCTGGTTTGGGAAACCAATAAGTCATTAACAACAGGAAATGTCTTTTTCCGTCTGCTCAAATCAGGGTTGCCTTTGCTCATGCTTTATATTGGCAAAGAAATCATTGACGAAGTAATCCGGTTAATGGATCACAAATCCGATTCGCACCAATACCTTTGGATTTTGGTAGGGGCAGAATTGGCACTGACCATATTATCTGATTTGCTCAACAGGTGTATCAGTTTATTCGATAGTTTATTAGGTGATCTCGTAGCAAATAAAACTTCAGTTGATCTGGTTCATCATGCTGCAAAACTGGATCTTTATCAATTTGAAAATCCTGTATTTTACGACAAACTGGAACGTGCACGCCGGCAAACATCCGGTCGTACAGTATTATTATCCCAAACCCTCGCTCAGATACAGGATATTGTAACACTGCTATCATTAGGAATTGGCCTGGTTGTTTTTAACCCCTGGCTTATTTTGATTTTAATTATAGCGGTAATTCCCTCATTTTTAGGAGAAACACATTTTAATGAAAGAACCTATTCGTTAACACGAAGCTGGACACCTGAACGCCGTGAACTGGATTATCTCCGATATCTGGGGTCGAGTGCCGAAACCGCAAAAGAAGTTAAGGTTTTTGGTTTGGAAAATTATCTGGCCGGTCGTTTTAAATCACTTTCAGAAGAATATTATCTGGCCAATCAGAAAATCGCAATCAGTCGTGCCGGCTGGGGATATCTGCTTTCCGCCCTTGGTACTTTGGCCTATTATTTTGCCTATATATTTGTACTGATGCAGACATTAGGCGGAATTATTACCATTGGCACCATGACTTTCCTTTCGGGTTCATTTCAGCGTATGCACGGAATGTTACAAGGTATAATGAGCCGTTTTTCAGGAATTGCTGAAAATGCACTTTACTTGCAGGATTTATTTGACTTCTTTGAAATCCAGCCTACAATTCTTGCCAATGAAACAGGAAAGACTATTCCTGCCCCAATCAAAAAAGGAATAACTTTTGAGAATGTTGGTTTTAAATATCCTGACACCGAATTATGGGCTTTACGCAATCTTTCATTCTCCATTGAACCAGGTGAGAAACTGGCACTTGTCGGAGAAAACGGGGCAGGAAAAACGACTTTGGTAAAATTACTTGCTTGCCTGTACAAACCGACCGAAGGACGTATTCTCATTGACGGTGTCGATTTACTGGATTATCAATTGTCAGATCTACGCGCCAACATCGGAATTATTTTTCAGGATTATATCCGGTATGAAATGACGGTTTCCGATAATATTGCAGTAGGCGACATCAATCATTTTGAAGATCAGGAAGCCATTGAAAATGCTGCTAATATGAGCATGGCTCATGAAGTAGTAGCTCAATTACCTAATAAATTTCAGCAGGTTTTAGGAAAAAGGTTTAAAGATGGCACTGAACTTTCCGGCGGACAATGGCAAAAAATTGCCTTAGCCCGTGCTTACATGAGAAATGCACAGCTAATCGTTCTGGACGAGCCGACGTCTGCTCTGGATGCAAGGGCCGAGCACGAGGTTTTCAAACGTTTTACCGGGCTGATTGAAGGAAAAATGGCAGTATTGATTTCCCATCGTTTTTCAACTGTTAGAATGGCTGACAGAATTCTGTTTCTGGAAAAAGGGCGGCTGATTGAATACGGATCTCATAATGAATTGCTTGATTACGACGGTAAGTATGCGGAGCTGTTTCAGTTACAGGCGCAGGGATATCAATAATTTAAAAAGTTAATTTCAAACTGGTTTGAATCAGGTTGCTTGTACATTTTGCAACGATTTTTCCCTCAGCATTGGTGATTTCGCCTTCAACGTGAACGATGTTTTTACCAGCCCTGATTACCTTTCCTTTGGTTAAAAGAATCTCACCGACACGTGCCGCATGCAAAAAATCACAATTAAGGTTAACCGATGTGAAGGCGAAATCACGCCCCAAAGCATATACCATTGTTCCCACAACGTCATCTAATATAGTGGAAGCAATCCCGCCATGTAATACGCCCATTGAATTTGTCATATCCTCACGAACTGTAAACTCAATTTCCATACTGCCTTCCTTTACATCTATTAATTTACCATTCAGCCATCTGCCAACTGCAGAAGGGCTCTGGTTTAAATGCTGGCCAATAAATTTTTTCAAAAATGCAAGCCTTTTGTTTTCGGTAAGATGTAAAGAATTAATTGAATCACTCATTTCACATTCGTTTTAAGTTTGAAGACGATTATTACCGAAAATAGTAATTATCGTAGATACATTCATGATTCAGTGTCAATTGTATGGATTTTATTGCTACGTATTAAAGGTAATTGCTACCTTTGCCGGAGTTTTTGCAAGAGATAAACGAATACGAATATATGAATTTTACGCTATCACAAGTTCCTGCCCGCTCAGAAAAACCCCGTGAAAAAGGTATCACAATGGTGATGGATAAGGGACTAAGCATCAGGGAAACCGAAGACATGATCGAGACAGCGTCCCCTTACATCGATATCGTAAAACTAGGATGGGCAACATCCTTTGTAAGTCCTCATCTCAACGAAAAGCTTGCTGTATATAAAAGCGCAAACATTCCCGTCTATTTTGGAGGAACACTTTTCGAAGCATTTGTGGTAAGAAACCAGTTTGATGATTATCGTAAATTGCTGGACAAATATGACCTGAAATATGCGGAAGTATCCGACGGATCGGTTGAAATGGCGCAGGATGTAAAATGTGAATATATCCGTACACTGGCTCAACAGGTTACTGTACTTTCAGAAGTTGGTTCGAAGGACGAAAATAAAATAATCCCGCCTTATAAATGGATTCAGCTGATTAAGTCCGAATTACAGGCCGGGGCATGGAAAGTAATTGGAGAAGCAAGGGAATCCGGTAACGTTGGGCTTTTCAGGGCAAGCGGAGAAGTACGCCAGGGCTTGGTAGAAGAAATCCTGACTGAAATTGCATTTGAAGATATGTTATGGGAAGCTCCGCAAAAGTCCCAGCAAGTATGGTTTGTAAAGCTTTTGGGAGCTAATGTAAATTTGGGAAACATTGCACCAGCTGAACTTATTCCATTGGAAACAATACGGTTAGGACTAAGAGGTGACACTTTTAATCACTTCCTGAATGCCAAAACCAAACAAAAATGGAAAATTGATTCCAAATAAATAACACCACTCTCATCTTAAAATCACTATGGAATTCATTAAGCAGTTTATTGACATTTTCCTTCATTTAGATAAACACTTGTTTGATATCGTACAGGAATACGGTACACTCACTTATCTGATTCTTTTCCTGATTGTTTTTACAGAAACAGGATTGGTGATTATGCCCTTATTACCTGGTGACTCATTGCTGTTTGCAGCAGGAGCTTTGGCTGCTAATCCGGATACAGGCCTTAATGTCTGGCTGATTATCATTATCCTTATTATTGCTGCTTTGCTTGGAGATAATGTGAATTATTTTATGGGTAAAAAATTCGGTGGTGTTATCAAAAAACGTGAACGTATTTTATTTCTTAAAAGAGAATATCTGGAAAAAACAGAAGCCTTTTATGAAAAACATGGCGGAAGCACTGTAATTATGGCGCGTTTCATTCCAATCGTCCGTACTGTTGCTCCGTTCGTTGCTGGTGCAGGAAGTATGAATTACTCTAAATATATCGTTTTTTGTGTGATCGGAGCACTTCTGTGGGTTCCTGCACTAACACTTTTAGGATATTTCTTCGGCGGATTCGACATTGTTAAGAACAACTTTGAACTGGTAGTTTTTGCAATCATCGGTTTCTCAATTCTGCCTATGATTTATCAGTATCTGAAAAGCAGATTTTCAAAGCCTTCGGCAGTGTAATTTTGCCTATCGGCAATCGGCTATCAGCTTCTAAGGATATCACGACTTTTAAGATAATTTTAAACTCACAAAGAATAAGCCCCGTATTACTACGAGGCTTATTCTTTGTGTAATACTTAATCAATTCTTTATTATCCTGCCAACTAGCCGAAAGCTGATTGCCAACAGCCAAAAGCCCCTAGGATTTCGATGAATAATTAGGTGCTTCTTTTTGAATCATAATATCATGCGGGTGGCTTTCGCGAACTCCGGCTGATGTAATTTTCACAAACTGTGCTTTTTGTAAAGAAGGTATATCACCAGCCCCGCAATATCCCATACCGGCTTTCAATCCGCCTACCATTTGGTAAACAATCTCAGAAACTTTGCCTTTAAACGGAACACGTCCAACAATTCCTTCCGGAACCAGTTTTTTTACATCATCTTCTGCATCCTGGAAATAACGGTCTTTCGAACCATCTTCCATGGCTTCTACTGATCCCATTCCACGATACGCTTTAAATTTCCGTCCTTCGTAAATAACGATCTCTCCCGGGGCCTCGTCACTTCCGGCAAGCATGGAACCGATCATGATCGTACTAGCACCGCCAGCCAAAGCTTTTGTCATATCACCTGAATAACGGATACCGCCATCGGCAATGACCGGAACTCCTGAATCTTTCAATGCTTCGGCTGCCCACATTACAGCTGTAAGCTGCGGAACTCCGATACCGGCAATAATACGCGTGGTACATATACTACCTGGCCCTACTCCTACTTTCACTGCATCTGCGCCGGCTTCAACCAGTGCAAGTGCGCCTTCGCCTGTGGCTACATTGCCTGCAATTACGTCCAGATTAGGGAATTGTTTTTTTACCGATTTCAATGCTTCAATTACACCGAATGAATGTCCGTGCGCAGTATCCAGACTGATTACATCCACACCTGCTTTTACAAGTGCCTCTACTCTTTTGAGCAGATCCGCAGTTACACCGACAGCAGCACCAACACGCAGCCTGCCATAAGCATCCTTGCAAGAATTAGGGTGGGATTTACGTTTCTGAATATCCTTATAAGTAATTAATCCGGTAAGACGATATTGTGAATCAACAATTGGTAATTTTTCAATTTTGTATTCCTGAAGTATTTTCTCAGCATCGTCCAATGACAAACCTTCCGAAGCAGTGATCAGGTTTTGGGTTGTCATGATTTCAGTAACCGGTTTCGACATCTCACGCTCGAAACGCAGATCACGGTTTGTAAGAATACCGATCAGTTTACGCTCCTTATCAATAACAGGAATACCACCAATTTTAAATTCACGCATGATCTGATGCGCATCGCCTAAGGTTGCGTCATTAAAGAGCGTGATCGGGTCGAGGATCATACCACTTTCCGAACGTTTGACTTTCCGTACTTGCTCAGCCTGCGCTTCCAGGCTCATGTTTTTATGAATAATTCCAATTCCGCCTTCCTGGGCCATAGCAATGGCCAGTTCAAATTCGGTAACAGTATCCATGGCTGCTGAAACAATTGGAATGTTCAGCTCGATGTTACGTGTCAGCTTGGATTTTGTTTTTGTGTCGCGAGGCAGAATTTCTGAATAACCAGGTATTAGAAGAACGTCGTCGTAAGTTAATGCCTCAAAGAGGACTTTGGATGGGTCTGTGCTCATAGCAAATAAACTCTTGTTATTTGCCGGGCAAAATTAGTAATAAGTTTGCAGCCAAACAAATTTTTGCTCCTATGAAAAATATTAAATTTTCAAGATTTATAATTAACCCCGTATTTGTAAAAAATATTAAAAATAAGATAAAATGGTTTAGGGATATTTGACCGTTGTTTGACTATACCTTTGTATTCCTTTTAACGGAAACTGATGAAAAAGTTACTGACCGATGAAGAACTGGTTATTCAGCTTTCAGAAAGCAACAAAAACGCTTTCGAAGAAGTGTATAACCGGTATTGGTACAAACTATTCTGTATTTCATACCATCAGACAG from Dyadobacter sp. NIV53 carries:
- a CDS encoding ABC transporter ATP-binding protein, which produces MGKPSVKESVKSNSVNSQSFRKRFSALQNLPRFFRLVWETNKSLTTGNVFFRLLKSGLPLLMLYIGKEIIDEVIRLMDHKSDSHQYLWILVGAELALTILSDLLNRCISLFDSLLGDLVANKTSVDLVHHAAKLDLYQFENPVFYDKLERARRQTSGRTVLLSQTLAQIQDIVTLLSLGIGLVVFNPWLILILIIAVIPSFLGETHFNERTYSLTRSWTPERRELDYLRYLGSSAETAKEVKVFGLENYLAGRFKSLSEEYYLANQKIAISRAGWGYLLSALGTLAYYFAYIFVLMQTLGGIITIGTMTFLSGSFQRMHGMLQGIMSRFSGIAENALYLQDLFDFFEIQPTILANETGKTIPAPIKKGITFENVGFKYPDTELWALRNLSFSIEPGEKLALVGENGAGKTTLVKLLACLYKPTEGRILIDGVDLLDYQLSDLRANIGIIFQDYIRYEMTVSDNIAVGDINHFEDQEAIENAANMSMAHEVVAQLPNKFQQVLGKRFKDGTELSGGQWQKIALARAYMRNAQLIVLDEPTSALDARAEHEVFKRFTGLIEGKMAVLISHRFSTVRMADRILFLEKGRLIEYGSHNELLDYDGKYAELFQLQAQGYQ
- a CDS encoding PaaI family thioesterase; protein product: MSDSINSLHLTENKRLAFLKKFIGQHLNQSPSAVGRWLNGKLIDVKEGSMEIEFTVREDMTNSMGVLHGGIASTILDDVVGTMVYALGRDFAFTSVNLNCDFLHAARVGEILLTKGKVIRAGKNIVHVEGEITNAEGKIVAKCTSNLIQTSLKLTF
- a CDS encoding phosphosulfolactate synthase yields the protein MNFTLSQVPARSEKPREKGITMVMDKGLSIRETEDMIETASPYIDIVKLGWATSFVSPHLNEKLAVYKSANIPVYFGGTLFEAFVVRNQFDDYRKLLDKYDLKYAEVSDGSVEMAQDVKCEYIRTLAQQVTVLSEVGSKDENKIIPPYKWIQLIKSELQAGAWKVIGEARESGNVGLFRASGEVRQGLVEEILTEIAFEDMLWEAPQKSQQVWFVKLLGANVNLGNIAPAELIPLETIRLGLRGDTFNHFLNAKTKQKWKIDSK
- a CDS encoding DedA family protein, producing the protein MEFIKQFIDIFLHLDKHLFDIVQEYGTLTYLILFLIVFTETGLVIMPLLPGDSLLFAAGALAANPDTGLNVWLIIIILIIAALLGDNVNYFMGKKFGGVIKKRERILFLKREYLEKTEAFYEKHGGSTVIMARFIPIVRTVAPFVAGAGSMNYSKYIVFCVIGALLWVPALTLLGYFFGGFDIVKNNFELVVFAIIGFSILPMIYQYLKSRFSKPSAV
- the guaB gene encoding IMP dehydrogenase, producing MSTDPSKVLFEALTYDDVLLIPGYSEILPRDTKTKSKLTRNIELNIPIVSAAMDTVTEFELAIAMAQEGGIGIIHKNMSLEAQAEQVRKVKRSESGMILDPITLFNDATLGDAHQIMREFKIGGIPVIDKERKLIGILTNRDLRFEREMSKPVTEIMTTQNLITASEGLSLDDAEKILQEYKIEKLPIVDSQYRLTGLITYKDIQKRKSHPNSCKDAYGRLRVGAAVGVTADLLKRVEALVKAGVDVISLDTAHGHSFGVIEALKSVKKQFPNLDVIAGNVATGEGALALVEAGADAVKVGVGPGSICTTRIIAGIGVPQLTAVMWAAEALKDSGVPVIADGGIRYSGDMTKALAGGASTIMIGSMLAGSDEAPGEIVIYEGRKFKAYRGMGSVEAMEDGSKDRYFQDAEDDVKKLVPEGIVGRVPFKGKVSEIVYQMVGGLKAGMGYCGAGDIPSLQKAQFVKITSAGVRESHPHDIMIQKEAPNYSSKS